ATACGAAGATGAAGATTTGATCGTTGTAGATAAAGAAGCGGGAATGGTAGTTCATCCGGGACACGGAAACTGGGACAAAACTTTAGTGAATGCGCTGGCTTTCCATTTTGAAAAGAACGGACAAAAATCTGATCTGGACAGGGTAGGACTTGTCCACAGGATCGATAAGGATACTTCCGGACTTCTGGTGATTGCAAAAAATGAATATGCACTGAGCTTTTTGGCAAAGCAGTTTTTCAACAGAACTACAAAAAGACTGTATTGGGCTTTTGTATGGGGAAATCCTAAGGAAGATGAAGGAACAATCAGAGGGCATATCGGGAGGCATCCCAAAAACAGGATGCAGATGTCCGTTTATGAGGACGGAAGCCACGGAAAACATGCAGTAACGCATTATAAAGTTTTGGAACGGTTTAAATATATGACCTGGGTAGAGTGCAAACTTGAGACAGGAAGAACCCATCAGATAAGGGCCCACTTTAAGCATATCGGTCATACGCTGTTTAATGATGAAAGATATGAAGGCCATACTCCGCTCAGAGGAGTGAATCTGCCTAAGTATAAGCAGTTTATAAAAAATGTGTTTGAAATCCTTCCAAGACATGCGCTCCATGCGCATACTTTGGGGTTTATACACCCAACCACTAAAAAGGAATTATATTTTGAGAGCCCAATGCCGAAAGATATGGCGGATGCTGTAAAAAAATGGAGAAATTATTTAGAAAACTAAAAATATATTGAGAATTTTTTTATATTTGTTGAATTGAAATCAAGATTTGTTATGAGAAAACTATATGCTATCGTATGTTTAGCTCTTTTGTCAAATGCATACAAAGCACAAGAATCACTACCATATTATCAGCAATATCTTCTGGATGGTGAATTCCTGTTCAACCCAGCTCAGTACGGAAAGACCGATTACGTGCAGCTTAATGCTAATTACCACAAACAATTTGACAAGTTTAGCGATTCTCCAAATACGCAGTCTATAGGAATCAACGGGAACATTTTCGACAGAGTAG
Above is a genomic segment from Chryseobacterium shigense containing:
- a CDS encoding RluA family pseudouridine synthase, with translation MAEDNEDFFDEELLESDSLENIDIDEENKGLYEHLNITVDKKQEPLRIDKFLLIYRQNSSRNKISQTCRAGNVIVNGAPVKQNYRVKPGDQISVLLTHPPRENVIIPQDIPVNIIYEDEDLIVVDKEAGMVVHPGHGNWDKTLVNALAFHFEKNGQKSDLDRVGLVHRIDKDTSGLLVIAKNEYALSFLAKQFFNRTTKRLYWAFVWGNPKEDEGTIRGHIGRHPKNRMQMSVYEDGSHGKHAVTHYKVLERFKYMTWVECKLETGRTHQIRAHFKHIGHTLFNDERYEGHTPLRGVNLPKYKQFIKNVFEILPRHALHAHTLGFIHPTTKKELYFESPMPKDMADAVKKWRNYLEN